The following proteins come from a genomic window of Elgaria multicarinata webbii isolate HBS135686 ecotype San Diego chromosome 10, rElgMul1.1.pri, whole genome shotgun sequence:
- the SLC10A7 gene encoding sodium/bile acid cotransporter 7 isoform X4, with the protein MGMLDRLRKDWFILGIVLVITVAKLEPAFGVKGGPLKPEITITYIAVSAIFFNSGLSLKTEFADSRLYATSCIFSSDFNQSCWWE; encoded by the exons ATGGGCATGTTAGACCGCTTGAGGAAGGACTGGTTCATTCTGGGAATAGTCCTGGTCATCACGGTGGCCAAGCTGGAGCCGGCCTTTGGGGTGAAAGGGG GTCCACTGAAACCAGAAATCACCATCACCTATATAGCTGTTTCAGCTATATTCTTTAACAGTGGGCTCTCACTGAAAACAGAG TTTGCAGACAGTAGGCTGTATGCCACctcctgtatcttcagcagtGATTTTAACCAAAGCTGTTGGTGGGAATGA